A stretch of Polypterus senegalus isolate Bchr_013 chromosome 3, ASM1683550v1, whole genome shotgun sequence DNA encodes these proteins:
- the LOC120526083 gene encoding protein eva-1 homolog A-like isoform X3, with product MEEKPLLPPLDETRRRMLNNSMESKPIGTEMALLSNILAAYSFILENPERAALYFVSGVCIGLILTLCALVVQISCRTDCRTVPVKKQQKHIDSDSDSSDSDSNWDTTSDLSARRHRRFERTLNMNVFTSAEELERAQRLEERERIIREIWMNGQPDIPGTRSLNRYY from the exons ATGGAAGAGAAGCCTTTACTGCCCCCTTTGGATGAGACTAGAAGGAGAATGTTAAATAACAGCATGGAGTCCAAGCCCATtggtacagaaatggcactattAAGCAACATACTTGCTGCCTATTCTTTCATTCTGG AGAATCCTGAGCGAGCCGCCTTATACTTTGTATCTGGAGTGTGCATTGGCCTCATCCTCACTCTTTGTGCGCTGGTTGTGCAGATCTCCTGCAGAACAGATTGTAGAACTGTCCCTGTCAAGAAGCAGCAGAAGCACATAGACAGTGACAGTGACAGCAGCGACAGTGACAGCAACTGGGACACTACTTCAGATCTGTCAGCACGCCGCCATCGGCGCTTTGAGAGGACTTTGAACATGAATGTTTTCACATCTGCCGAGGAGCTGGAGAGAGCACAGAGACTTGAAGAGCGAGAGCGAATAATTAGAGAAATCTGGATGAATGGGCAACCAGATATCCCAGGGACCCGGAGTTTGAACCGTTATTACTGA